From the Lathyrus oleraceus cultivar Zhongwan6 chromosome 4, CAAS_Psat_ZW6_1.0, whole genome shotgun sequence genome, one window contains:
- the LOC127076221 gene encoding 17.4 kDa class III heat shock protein codes for MSLFDMDLSGVVNNLFNLHETPRIHDNHESRKTSTSVPVDILDTPKEYIFFMDFPGLSKSEIQVTVEDENTLVIKSNGKRKRGDGEDEGCKYLRLERRAPQKMLRKFRLPENANVSEITAKCENGVLTVVVEKQSQPPKSKTVEVAIV; via the exons ATGAGTTTGTTTGACATGGATTTGAGTGGTGTAGTGAACAATCTGTTCAACCTTCATGAAACTCCTAGGATTCACGACAATCATGAGAGCAGAAAAACTTCCACTAGTGTCCCAGTTGACATTTTGGATACTCCTAAGGAATATATATTCTTCATGGATTTTCCTGGTCTCTCCAAGTCGGAAATTCAG GTGACAGTTGAAGATGAAAACACTCTTGTGATAAAGAGCAATGGAAAAAGGAAACGCGGAGATGGAGAAGATGAAGGCTGCAAGTACCTTAGGCTGGAGAGAAGAGCGCCTCAGAAAATGCTGAGGAAGTTTCGTTTGCCAGAGAATGCTAATGTATCGGAAATCACAGCTAAATGTGAGAATGGAGTTCTTACTGTGGTTGTAGAGAAGCAGAGTCAACCTCCAAAATCAAAAACAGTTGAAGTTGCCATTGTTTAA
- the LOC127076222 gene encoding cytochrome P450 704B1, which yields MGGLMILICMFVSWIFIHRWSQRNKKGPKTWPFLGAAIEQLMNYDRMHDWLVEYFSISKTVVVPMPFTTYTYIADPVNVEHVLKTNFNNYPKGEVYHSYMEVLLGHGIFNVDGELWKKQRKTASLEFASRNLRDFSTKVFKEYALKLSSILNQASFLNQQIDMQELLMRMTLDSICKVGFGVEIGTLNPNSPKNSFAQAFDTANIIVTLRFIDPLWKIKKILNLGSEGQLDKSIKTIDDFTYSVIRTRKAEIEDAKKSDQQNQIKNDILSRFIELGENNASDKSLRDVVLNFVIAGRDTTATTLSWAIYMVMTHSHVAEKLYLELKTFEENQAKEENVTLPQCDDENKDEHELFNQRVVQFSKLLNKDSLERLHYLHAVITETLRLYPAVPQDPKGVTEDDVLPDGTRIKAGGMVTYVPYSMGRMEYNWGPSAASFNPERWFHDGVLKNESPFKFTAFQAGPRICLGKDSAYLQMRMVLAILCRFYKFNLVPGHQVKYRMMTILSMAHGLKITIEKRS from the exons ATGGGAgggttaatgattttgatatgcATGTTTGTTTCATGGATATTCATACATAGATGGAGTCAAAGAAACAAAAAAGGTCCCAAAACATGGCCGTTTCTTGGAGCTGCCATTGAACAATTGATGAACTATGATAGAATGCATGATTGGCTTGTTGAATATTTTTCCATCTCCAAAACTGTTGTGGTTCCCATGCCATTCACAACTTATACTTACATTGCTGATCCGGTTAATGTCGAACATGTACTTAAGACCAACTTCAATAATTATCCTAAG GGTGAAGTGTACCATTCATATATGGAAGTGCTACTTGGACATGGAATATTCAATGTTGATGGAGAGCTTTGGAAGAAACAAAGAAAAACTGCTAGCTTAGAATTTGCATCAAGAAATTTAAGAGATTTCAGCACCAAAGTTTTCAAGGAGTATGCTTTAAAACTCTCATCCATTCTCAACCAAGCATCTTTTCTCAACCAACAAATAGACATGCAG GAGTTATTGATGAGAATGACATTAGATTCTATATGCAAAGTTGGTTTTGGAGTGGAAATTGGAACTTTGAATCCTAACTCACCAAAAAACTCTTTTGCTCAAGCTTTTGACACCGCTAATATCATTGTAACGCTTCGTTTCATCGATCCTTTATGGAAGATTAAGAAAATTCTAAACCTTGGCTCGGAAGGACAGCTCGATAAGAGCATCAAAACCATTGATGACTTCACTTACTCGGTTATTAGAACAAGAAAGGCCGAGATTGAGGATGCGAAAAAGAGTGACCAACAAAATCAGATAAAGAATGATATATTATCAAGATTCATAGAGTTGGGAGAAAACAATGCAAGTGACAAGAGTTTGAGAGATGTTGTTTTGAACTTTGTGATCGCTGGGAGAGACACAACTGCAACAACTCTATCATGGGCTATATATATGGTGATGACACATTCTCATGTTGCTGAAAAGCTTTACTTAGAGCTCAAGACTTTTGAGGAGAATCAAGCAAAAGAAGAGAATGTTACTTTGCCTCAATGTGATGATGAGAACAAAGATGAACATGAATTGTTCAATCAAAGAGTAGTGCAGTTTTCAAAATTGTTGAATAAAGACTCTTTAGAGAGATTGCATTATTTGCATGCGGTTATAACCGAGACACTAAGATTGTATCCCGCAGTTCCTCAG GATCCGAAAGGTGTGACGGAGGATGATGTGTTGCCAGATGGTACAAGAATAAAAGCAGGAGGCATGGTAACTTACGTTCCATATTCAATGGGAAGGATGGAGTATAATTGGGGCCCTAGTGCTGCTTCATTTAATCCTGAAAGATGGTTCCATGATGGTGTTCTTAAAAATGAATCTCCATTCAAATTCACAGCATTTCAG GCAGGGCCTAGGATATGTCTTGGTAAGGACTCTGCATATCTTCAGATGAGGATGGTGTTAGCAATTTTGTGCAGATTTTACAAGTTCAATTTGGTGCCTGGTCATCAAGTGAAATACAGAATGATGACTATTTTATCAATGGCACATGGCTTGAAGATTACCATAGAGAAACGTTCTTGA